A genome region from Mercenaria mercenaria strain notata chromosome 11, MADL_Memer_1, whole genome shotgun sequence includes the following:
- the LOC123532990 gene encoding uncharacterized protein LOC123532990, with the protein MSCEFFTSGTPHSPDSRVKRLMYKKYLQAFIPITQQAKDEYGQQCTTAIIDGFAGAGRYGDEWPAEIEAYGSPLIALMVSLNHFYRKEHGNDKLWRIQSSERDIDAEIVDMVATMSLSENASNVEPKIELCFMENDDACFKSLKDNIAEVLEYFFPNPDVSYTESETEDGHYQFKITHPNYPISCKLINEEFTNCIPDNLLINNDSINNDSIKCLIFLDPFFFSQTPMTHVEKYVGPGNFLLINFMSSFVNRMNETLSERIEALYGIPYLRMKALEKGIPTGSLDEYVTYLVRQFDGKGNGGRRNNIQSRAATYERMLKNVFGTATMPLTFEMRGRKNNIIYHLIFITDDIKGVEIMKEAMHCCSQVESELRMSNYQLCRNDCIMNLGNTKDVTVVADTLYEKFEGCSKVKISQVKDYVLLETPYVFRKQCLAGMEKDGKLVHVVDIGLPPMRREVHPSVHWTTVTTWYLTFPPTEETVNLAKSIYENFARGDQPVPLSYIKKMLRDQDFKENALLMMASERDPRCYICYKCDMFMFDQPEWTCVLSSDREWYIVFRPPANQQINGQIVPGTCPIESYFPYQPISF; encoded by the coding sequence ATGTCGTGCGAATTCTTCACTAGCGGCACACCGCATAGTCCTGACAGTCGTGTCAAAAGGCTAATGTACAAGAAATATCTTCAGGCTTTCATCCCAATCACACAACAAGCCAAAGATGAATACGGTCAGCAGTGCACTACTGCAATAATAGATGGCTTTGCTGGTGCTGGTCGTTATGGTGACGAATGGCCGGCTGAAATTGAAGCCTATGGTTCTCCACTGATTGCTCTGATGGTGAGCTTGAACCACTTCTACCGAAAAGAGCATGGGAATGACAAACTCTGGAGGATACAGTCAAGTGAGAGAGACATCGACGCCGAGATTGTTGATATGGTCGCAACGATGTCACTTTCAGAAAACGCATCCAATGTAGAGCCGAAAATAGAGCTGTGTTTCATGGAAAATGATGATGCATGTTTTAAAAGTTTGAAGGATAATATCGCTGAAGTTCTCGAGTATTTCTTTCCAAATCCAGATGTTTCATACACAGAAAGCGAAACAGAAGATGGCCACTATCAGTTCAAAATAACGCACCCAAATTATCCCATCTCCTGCAAACTGATTAACGAAGAATTTACCAATTGCATACCCGATAACTTACTAATAAACAATGATTCGATAAACAATGATTCGATAAAGTGCCTAATATTCCTTGATCCTTTTTTCTTCTCCCAAACGCCGATGACTCATGTTGAGAAATATGTCGGACCTGGCAATTTTCTGCTGATCAATTTCATGAGTAGCTTTGTAAACAGAATGAATGAAACCTTGTCTGAAAGAATTGAGGCACTTTATGGGATTCCGTACCTGCGTATGAAGGCTTTAGAAAAGGGAATACCAACAGGGTCGTTGGATGAGTACGTCACGTATCTTGTGCGACAGTTCGATGGTAAAGGCAATGGAGGGCGGCGGAACAACATTCAGAGCCGTGCAGCCACCTATGAAAGAATGCTGAAGAACGTTTTCGGAACTGCGACGATGCCTCTTACTTTTGAGATGAGAGGGAGAAAGAACAACATTATTTATCATCTCATTTTCATCACTGATGATATTAAAGGCGTTGAAATCATGAAGGAAGCGATGCATTGTTGCTCCCAGGTTGAGAGTGAATTGCGCATGTCTAATTATCAATTGTGTAGAAATGACTGCATAATGAATTTGGGAAATACTAAAGATGTAACCGTCGTCGCTGACACCCTTTATGAAAAATTTGAAGGTTGTTCCAAAGTCAAGATTTCGCAAGTAAAAGACTATGTTCTTCTTGAAACACCATACGTTTTTCGCAAGCAATGTCTTGCTGGTATGGAAAAAGATGGAAAGTTAGTACATGTTGTTGACATCGGTCTGCCGCCAATGCGGAGAGAGGTACATCCCAGCGTACACTGGACAACAGTCACAACATGGTACCTGACTTTCCCTCCGACGGAAGAGACAGTTAATCTTGCTAAGAGCATATATGAAAACTTCGCTCGTGGTGATCAACCTGTACCACTGAGTTACATTAAGAAAATGTTACGAGACCAAGATTTCAAAGAGAATGCACTCCTCATGATGGCTTCGGAGAGAGATCCAAGATGTTATATCTGTTACAAGTGCGATATGTTTATGTTCGATCAACCCGAATGGACATGCGTATTAAGCAGTGACAGGGAATGGTATATCGTATTCAGACCACCTGCAAATCAACAAATCAATGGTCAGATCGTCCCTGGTACTTGTCCCATCGAATCTTATTTTCCATATCAACCAATATCTTTCTGA